DNA from Prosthecochloris marina:
AGAATATGCGTGGCATCAAGCAATGGATATTGCTCCACGTCCGCACTGTTGTGCAATGATTGTGCACAAAAGCGGCAGTTTTCGGCACAAACACCGGATTTTGCATTGATGATGGAACAGCTATGCAAACAACCATCCGTCAGCATAGCATGACGGTTCTTTACCTTGTTTGCCAGTGACAAAAGATCTGGAACATCTTCTCCTGCAAGACATGCAAGCTCAATGGCAACGTCAAACGGAAGCGGCTCACCGGTCTCCAGAACACTGTAAGCTTTGAGTATGGATTCGTGTATAGGCGCCCTCATCTCTCGAACGTTTATAATGATCCTTTACACAAGCGGGCTTCACCTGAAGAAACTGCAATAACGGTCCCATCCTTTTCCTCGAGCAGCAGTTCACCCGTTCTGCTCATTCCCTGAACTCGCCCTGAAAGGGTATTCTTATAGTGTTCTACCTCGACGTCCCGGTTTTTCAGCCACGCATACCGTTCCAGATAGGGTAAAAAATCACGCAGATCCTCCGCTTCCTGCCACTCCTCATAAAGCGGCTCGAAATGGTTGAGTATGGACGAAAGGATATCGGACCGGGAATGCTCATAACCCGACTCGAGGAAGAGAGAGGTTGCAACGGCCTCTATTTCTCCCGGAATATCCTGAAGATTGACATTGATCCCTATCCCGACAATCACGAAATGCGTCATATCGGGTTCTGTCTCCATTTCACAGAGAATACCACAGACCTTCCGCCCGCTTATCAGTATATCATTTGGCCATTTGATCATTGACGAAACCCCTTCTACCGATGTCCCAAAAGCCCGATGGATTGCAGCAGCAGCAAGGAGAGGAATTTGTGAAAGCCTCACCGGAGGAACCGAAGGACGGAGAACAACCGAGAAATAAAGATTCGCTCCCGGAGGAGAAACCCAAACTCTGCCCATTCTACCACGACCGCCGGTCTGACAATCCGCAACGAAAACGCTCCCCTCAGGCGCTCCCTGACGAGCCAGGATTTTAGCCTGAACGTTTGTCGAATCCACCTCTTCGTGAAATACGAGATTCCTGCCGAATCTTTCTGTTCGAAGCAGAGGTTCAATTTCTTGTGAAACCGGAAGATCGGGACTGCCGTTCAACCGATACCCCTTGCCGGAAACCGCCTCGATGGTGTAACCGTTTTCACGCAACTGTGAAATATGCTTCCACACAGCACTTCGGGTCATACCATATTCACGGCACAACTCACCACCCGACAAAAAACCGTTCGATGCCCTGAGCCTATTGAGAATTTGCAAGGTCAGCTGGTTCATGAATTCGTCAGCGTATTCAAGTAAAAAAGCGCCGCGAGGGACGCCCGCCATTGTCAACCGGAATTTACGATCAAGTTGACAAGTTTGCAAGCAAACAAAAAAACCAAACACTGTGGTAATGGAGTTAAAAAAACTATTGATTTTCTAATTTCCTGAAGAGGAAAAAGCAACGTCCACAGACACAGAGAATGACAACCACCACACCGCATGAATATTCAGCAGGCACTTCAGCGCCATGACATAATCCTCACTGAAGCATCCATCATCGAATCACTACGACGATCAGGACAGGTAACGCTGCACCCTTACCTTGAAAATGCTCTCTTGATTTACGACACATCGGGCAAGGAGGCGTTACGAGCGCTTTTCCGGCGTTACCTCGAAATTGCCAGGAACCACGATGTTCCCATGATCGTCAGCACTCCAACATGGCGGGCAAACGAGGAACGGCTGTCGAAGTCCTGTATAACCCACAACGTCAATACCGACGCCGTAAGATTTCTCGAGGATATCAGAGCGACCTGGGGAACATGGTCTTCAAACATTTTCATCGGGGGTCTGGTCGGCTGTAAAAACGATGCCTACATCCCTGAAAAAGGTCTTTCGACAAACGAAGCACGGTTATTCCATTCCTGGCAAATCGATAAGCTCAGCGATGCGGGCACGGATTTACTTTTAGGCGCAACCTTACCCGCACTGCCAGAAGCGACGGGCATCGCCATGGCCATGTCTGAGACCCGGCTTCCCTTTATCATCAGTTTCGTTATCAACCGGCAAAGCACTCTTCTTGACGGCACCAGCCTGGAACTGGCGGTTCAAAGCATCGATGCAGCCTGTAACAGGCCGCCCCTCGGTTACATGATCAATTGTGCTTACCCATCGTTTCTCGAAGCGGACACCCTTTCTCAATCGGTTCTTTCCCGCATCATCGGCTACCAGGCTAATGCCTCGTCTTTCGATCACTGCGAGCTGGACGGTGCGAAAACACTTCGAACCAATCCTGTATCCGAGTGGGGAGACCTGATGGTAAGTTTGAATAAACGGTATGGCATAAAAATATTGGGGGGATGCTGCGGTACAAACCACGAGCATCTCGAATACATTGTTCGGAAGATAAACGCTTTATCCCCGCCTTGAGCATACAGGGCCCATAATCAGTCCGTCACCATCATTGTTTTGTCAGCCGAAGGATGCATGAACCCTTCCATTAACAGCTTCGGTTCAAACAGCGACGGTGATGACGACAGCCCTCACAGGATTTCCTGCAACTTCCTCGCCGAAAGCAACATCGTTGCGAATGCAAGGTCCTCGTTGGGTTCCTGTATGGTAAAATCCCCGAATCCCGCTTTGCCCAGAGCTTCTTTCAGGGTCTCTTTCGGAAGAGTGTGCGTCGGGTACCCCATGGCCCTGGTCATCAACTCCACCATGGCGAACGTCAAGCGGTTCTCCTCTGTAGTATATGACGAGATATGGCTGGAGACGAAATAACCTCCCGGTTTGAGCGAGGCGTTGACCTTTTTCAGAAAATCCACAAGAGTTCCCTTTGCACCGAACTCATAGAGAAAATGAGAACAGAAGAAAAGATCGAAACCGTCGTCCACCCAGCTGGACCCGGTAATATCGAAATCATGAAAGGTCACCCGTTCAAAATGCTCATCATCTCGTTTCACCTTTCTCGCTATAGCACACACCTCCGGAAGATCGTAGACATGAGCCTGTAAACCATCGTTTTCACGAAGCATGGCGAGGGAATAGTAACCGATGCTTCCTGCAATATCGCACATCCTCCTGGCACCACTGAAACCGGGAATGCTTTTCATGAAGGAGACAACCTCCTGTATCATCCCGGCTTTCGATACCTGCTCCATGGACAAGGCAGCCTCTTCCGACGCCCAGATCCTGTTGTTGAACGTCTTGACGTGATCGTGTCTCAACGCCTCTACGAGATTGTCGAACGGCCCGCGGCTACCGGAAAACCCTCGAAGAGCTCGTAATTGATTGACCTTCGAACTGCTGACAAGATAAGTCCCCGACATCGAAGTCAGTGTGTAGCAGCCATCCTGCACCGCAACAAGACCGACAGCCTCGAGTACATCCAGAAGCGCATCGAGCACATGGACATTCGCATTCAGCTCCTCAGCCAGCTTTTCCAGCAAAGAGGTGCCTGCCGACAGCACATCGAACAAACCAATTTCGGCAGCGCTATTTATTATCAAAGGGAGATAACTTTTATAGAGAAGATTGTTCAGCTGGCTATAAGGTGCCCGCACCTGTGACGCTGTTGGGCAAAACGCATCCATAAACGTATCCATAGTAACACCGATTGTAAGTTTATATCGAGCTTGTTCTAAAAGCATTCCTTTCAGCAGAAAACCCTAACGAAAACTATGTTAAACAGCACAACATGGCAATTATTTTTAATTAGTCAAAATTAAAAATAAGCACCGAACAATTAAAAATGAACGTCATGCTGATGGAGAAAAAAGAGAAATGTTATGGAAAAAGCAGTGAGCGCTCACCCTTTCGACTGCGCACCGGCACCCGAGACGAGCCGCTGTTTTTCATAACTTGCGCGATAGCGCTTCAATCCGTTGAAAATCCCTCTCGCAATGTTTTTCTGCACATCGGGGCGGCGGAGCATTTTTTCTTCTTCACGATTCGAGAGGTACCCCGCTTCGACCAGCAGGCTCGGCATTGAAGGAGTCCAGAGAACCATGAAACCCGCCTGGCGAACCCCCCTGCCGTTTATCTTTGTTTTTTTTTCCATTCCCTCGAGCACATGCCTCGCAGCCTCCTTGGACTGAAGGGTAAAAGCATTCTGCGCGAGACTGCTCATAATCATGTGTTCTTCACTGAATCCCTTGTATTTCTTCTGGTAGTCTTCTTCCTGCTTTATGGCAGCATTTTCAAGCATGGCGACCCTGAGAGCTGCCTGATTTTTGTGAGGACCGAGGATGTAAACCTCAGCCCCCTTCGCAGATCTATTTTTAGCTGCGTTACAATGAATACTGACAAAAAGCTTGCCGTCGTTTCGGTTCGCGATTTTCCCCCTTTGCTTGAGCGGTATGAACCTGTCGTCACTTCGCGTGTAAACAACCTTG
Protein-coding regions in this window:
- a CDS encoding biotin--[acetyl-CoA-carboxylase] ligase, which codes for MNQLTLQILNRLRASNGFLSGGELCREYGMTRSAVWKHISQLRENGYTIEAVSGKGYRLNGSPDLPVSQEIEPLLRTERFGRNLVFHEEVDSTNVQAKILARQGAPEGSVFVADCQTGGRGRMGRVWVSPPGANLYFSVVLRPSVPPVRLSQIPLLAAAAIHRAFGTSVEGVSSMIKWPNDILISGRKVCGILCEMETEPDMTHFVIVGIGINVNLQDIPGEIEAVATSLFLESGYEHSRSDILSSILNHFEPLYEEWQEAEDLRDFLPYLERYAWLKNRDVEVEHYKNTLSGRVQGMSRTGELLLEEKDGTVIAVSSGEARLCKGSL
- a CDS encoding homocysteine S-methyltransferase family protein codes for the protein MNIQQALQRHDIILTEASIIESLRRSGQVTLHPYLENALLIYDTSGKEALRALFRRYLEIARNHDVPMIVSTPTWRANEERLSKSCITHNVNTDAVRFLEDIRATWGTWSSNIFIGGLVGCKNDAYIPEKGLSTNEARLFHSWQIDKLSDAGTDLLLGATLPALPEATGIAMAMSETRLPFIISFVINRQSTLLDGTSLELAVQSIDAACNRPPLGYMINCAYPSFLEADTLSQSVLSRIIGYQANASSFDHCELDGAKTLRTNPVSEWGDLMVSLNKRYGIKILGGCCGTNHEHLEYIVRKINALSPP
- a CDS encoding methyltransferase family protein codes for the protein MDTFMDAFCPTASQVRAPYSQLNNLLYKSYLPLIINSAAEIGLFDVLSAGTSLLEKLAEELNANVHVLDALLDVLEAVGLVAVQDGCYTLTSMSGTYLVSSSKVNQLRALRGFSGSRGPFDNLVEALRHDHVKTFNNRIWASEEAALSMEQVSKAGMIQEVVSFMKSIPGFSGARRMCDIAGSIGYYSLAMLRENDGLQAHVYDLPEVCAIARKVKRDDEHFERVTFHDFDITGSSWVDDGFDLFFCSHFLYEFGAKGTLVDFLKKVNASLKPGGYFVSSHISSYTTEENRLTFAMVELMTRAMGYPTHTLPKETLKEALGKAGFGDFTIQEPNEDLAFATMLLSARKLQEIL